One Agrococcus jenensis genomic region harbors:
- a CDS encoding glycosyltransferase, whose translation MHPRVFAVLAASNGAAYLPATLAAIGAQTTPPERLVAVDGASRDGSRALLEGSQASSVVITQRLPYGALIGKGVATLPKAEDGDWLWLLAHDAAPHPRSLESLLAHAEAHPSVAVVGSKVMRADEPDRFAEFGQSMTPFGRSLLLHEGELDQGQHDDDSDRLGVAETGVLVRRDAFAALGGFDPALRSIDAGLDLGVRARLAGHRVAVEPRARVRRAGGPEHFAARAVSDAGRVAIARRAQLHRRLAYANPLALVVHWLLLLPLAVVRSIAHLLAKRPAAVLAEWQATLATLVAVPSTASARRRIARARATGWASLRPLRASWRTVRSHRRAVGDPERMHRSVDERVGFVEGAGLWVAVAALVVGVVLSPQLLGAAAATGGALLPLSDSLGDLWANALAGPRDALGEVQGPADPFVILLALLGSLTFWQPSTAIVLLLFLAPAIAAVTAFFAVRRMTDSRWVPAVSAAVWSLSPTLLASIVDGRLGAVLAHLALPLAAAGMLLAHRSWRAAGFAAIPLAIVVAAAPVLLPAMLLLALIGIGVGWRSPLRPLAAVLPALALIGPVVVARWTAGTPLAALADPGVPRASAPPTAIEAALLSPDGTLATLEGVVAAMAPGVDARWVALALLAPLALAALAGVVLRPTRAWPWVLLLLAGYATAVGASRLALTSVDGDPVTVWAGSGASLALAALIALAVTAADVEDRRAALPGGFVAVVAVVAAVPVIASTFLAPAIVTPAPDRRMPAFVEAATADDPRVGTLVLHPLAEGDLGVDLERGRGTTLDDIATAELVREAPGDLDARLAQAAVDLASGGDVDVDALLDAQGVRFVLLEQEREGAAGLHDRAQRSLDARGDLQTIGQTEAGLLWQRLEAVPTPAIERPAWAGWLLLGQLVALAAAVVAALPSLRRGARVRTKRLEGAGEWR comes from the coding sequence GTGCATCCGAGGGTCTTCGCCGTGCTCGCGGCCAGCAATGGCGCCGCGTACCTGCCGGCGACCCTCGCGGCGATCGGCGCGCAGACGACGCCGCCCGAGCGGCTCGTCGCCGTCGACGGCGCCTCGCGCGACGGCTCGCGCGCGCTGCTCGAGGGATCGCAGGCGTCGAGCGTCGTCATCACGCAGCGGCTGCCGTACGGCGCGCTGATCGGCAAGGGCGTCGCGACGCTGCCGAAGGCCGAGGACGGCGACTGGCTCTGGCTGCTCGCGCACGACGCCGCGCCCCACCCGCGCTCGCTCGAGTCGCTCCTCGCGCACGCCGAGGCGCACCCGAGCGTCGCCGTCGTCGGGTCGAAGGTCATGCGCGCCGACGAGCCCGACCGCTTCGCGGAGTTCGGCCAGTCGATGACGCCGTTCGGCCGCAGCCTGCTGCTGCACGAGGGCGAGCTCGACCAGGGGCAGCACGACGACGACTCCGACCGCCTCGGCGTCGCCGAGACCGGCGTGCTCGTGCGCCGCGACGCGTTCGCCGCGCTCGGCGGCTTCGACCCCGCGCTCCGCTCGATCGACGCGGGGCTCGACCTGGGCGTGCGCGCCCGCCTCGCCGGCCACCGCGTCGCGGTCGAGCCGCGAGCGCGCGTGCGGCGCGCGGGCGGGCCGGAGCACTTCGCCGCGCGCGCGGTGAGCGACGCCGGGCGGGTCGCGATCGCGCGGCGCGCGCAGCTGCACCGGCGGCTCGCCTACGCGAACCCGCTCGCGCTCGTCGTGCACTGGCTGCTGCTGCTGCCGCTCGCCGTCGTGCGCTCGATCGCGCACCTGCTCGCGAAGCGGCCTGCGGCCGTGCTCGCCGAGTGGCAGGCGACGCTCGCGACGCTCGTCGCCGTGCCCTCGACCGCCAGTGCGCGCCGCCGGATCGCCCGCGCCCGCGCGACGGGCTGGGCGTCGCTGCGGCCGCTGCGCGCGTCGTGGCGCACCGTGCGGTCGCACCGCCGCGCGGTCGGCGACCCCGAGCGCATGCACCGCTCCGTGGACGAGCGCGTCGGCTTCGTCGAGGGCGCGGGCCTCTGGGTCGCGGTGGCGGCGCTCGTCGTGGGCGTCGTGCTGTCCCCGCAGCTGCTCGGCGCCGCGGCGGCGACGGGGGGCGCGCTGCTGCCCCTCTCCGACTCGCTCGGCGACCTGTGGGCGAACGCGCTCGCGGGGCCGAGGGATGCGCTCGGCGAGGTCCAGGGGCCGGCCGACCCGTTCGTGATCCTGCTCGCGCTGCTCGGCTCGCTCACCTTCTGGCAGCCGTCGACGGCGATCGTGCTGCTGCTCTTCCTGGCCCCGGCGATCGCGGCCGTCACGGCGTTCTTCGCGGTGCGGCGGATGACCGACTCGCGCTGGGTGCCCGCGGTGTCGGCGGCCGTGTGGTCGCTGTCGCCGACGCTGCTCGCCTCGATCGTCGACGGCCGGCTGGGCGCGGTGCTCGCGCACCTCGCGCTGCCGCTCGCCGCGGCGGGGATGCTGCTCGCGCACCGGTCGTGGCGCGCCGCGGGCTTCGCCGCCATCCCCCTCGCGATCGTCGTCGCGGCCGCCCCCGTGCTGCTGCCGGCGATGCTGCTGCTCGCGCTCATCGGCATCGGCGTCGGCTGGCGCTCGCCGCTGCGGCCGCTCGCGGCGGTGCTGCCGGCGCTCGCGCTCATCGGCCCCGTCGTGGTCGCGCGCTGGACGGCCGGCACGCCGCTCGCCGCGCTCGCCGATCCCGGCGTGCCGCGCGCATCCGCTCCGCCGACCGCCATCGAGGCGGCGCTGCTCTCGCCGGACGGCACGCTGGCGACCCTCGAGGGCGTGGTCGCGGCGATGGCGCCGGGGGTCGACGCCCGCTGGGTCGCGCTCGCGCTGCTCGCGCCGCTCGCGCTCGCGGCCCTCGCGGGCGTCGTGCTGCGGCCGACGCGCGCGTGGCCGTGGGTGCTGCTGCTGCTCGCGGGCTACGCGACCGCGGTCGGCGCATCGCGGCTCGCGCTCACGAGCGTCGACGGCGATCCGGTCACCGTCTGGGCGGGCTCCGGCGCCTCCCTCGCGCTCGCCGCGCTCATCGCGCTCGCGGTCACCGCGGCCGACGTCGAGGACCGGCGTGCCGCCCTGCCCGGCGGCTTCGTCGCGGTCGTCGCGGTGGTCGCCGCAGTCCCCGTCATCGCGTCGACGTTCCTCGCGCCCGCGATCGTCACCCCCGCGCCGGACCGCCGCATGCCGGCGTTCGTGGAGGCGGCGACCGCCGACGACCCGCGCGTCGGCACGCTCGTGCTGCATCCGCTCGCCGAGGGCGACCTCGGCGTCGACCTCGAGCGCGGTCGGGGGACCACCCTCGACGACATCGCGACCGCCGAGCTCGTACGCGAGGCCCCGGGCGACCTGGACGCGCGGCTCGCGCAGGCCGCGGTCGACCTTGCCTCGGGCGGCGACGTCGACGTCGACGCGCTGCTCGACGCGCAGGGGGTGCGCTTCGTGCTGCTCGAGCAGGAGCGCGAGGGCGCCGCAGGGCTCCACGATCGGGCGCAGCGGTCGCTCGACGCGCGCGGCGACCTGCAGACCATCGGCCAGACGGAAGCCGGCCTGCTCTGGCAGCGGCTCGAGGCGGTGCCGACGCCCGCGATCGAGCGTCCCGCGTGGGCCGGCTGGCTGCTGCTCGGCCAGCTCGTCGCGCTCGCGGCCGCCGTGGTCGCGGCGCTGCCGTCGCTGCGGCGCGGGGCGCGCGTGCGCACGAAGCGGCTCGAGGGAGCGGGGGAGTGGCGATGA
- a CDS encoding glycosyltransferase family 2 protein: MTVVMTMMVRDEADIIAATIEHHLAQGIDHILVTDNASVDGTREILAEYAAVAPVTVFDDPEHRKQQAKVVTRMARLAFEEHGADWVINGDADEFVRAVDPALTVAEALARTPREIGAFTVPVVNLVGPIARQGSGLRRLVRRDERTLEALRAAGVHAHPTPNAIHVGSADVEVAHGNHFVSIEQQGEPPADAALEVLHLPWRSSSQVERKTENMGRAYEQNPDLRPSANHHGMRDWRRMRANQLLPFLARRMPTAEELRAPGLREDTSLVEQLERLEPLLPARFAAVLDDADDAPFSTGEIQELRALAELLAPLDQVAQDDIVALRDELDARNTELYRLRLERETLDGIPGLAARIAAEREEAWLAGLEAGAPARRALEGQLADAREQAARAAAARDAAESRLRLVREHPAFRAASAVKRVVRPGRA; the protein is encoded by the coding sequence ATGACCGTCGTGATGACCATGATGGTGCGCGACGAGGCGGACATCATCGCCGCGACGATCGAGCACCACCTCGCCCAGGGGATCGATCACATCCTCGTGACCGACAACGCATCCGTCGACGGCACGCGCGAGATCCTCGCCGAGTACGCGGCCGTCGCGCCGGTCACCGTCTTCGACGATCCCGAGCACCGCAAGCAGCAGGCCAAGGTCGTCACGCGGATGGCCCGCCTCGCGTTCGAGGAGCACGGCGCCGACTGGGTGATCAACGGCGACGCCGACGAGTTCGTGCGCGCGGTCGACCCGGCGCTCACCGTGGCGGAGGCGCTCGCACGCACGCCGCGCGAGATCGGCGCCTTCACGGTGCCGGTCGTCAACCTCGTCGGGCCGATCGCGCGACAGGGCTCGGGCCTCCGCCGGCTCGTGCGCCGCGACGAGCGCACCCTCGAGGCGCTGCGCGCCGCGGGCGTGCACGCGCACCCGACCCCGAACGCGATCCACGTCGGCAGCGCCGACGTCGAGGTCGCGCACGGCAACCACTTCGTCTCGATCGAGCAGCAGGGCGAACCGCCCGCCGATGCGGCGCTCGAGGTGCTGCACCTGCCGTGGCGCTCGTCGTCGCAGGTGGAGCGCAAGACCGAGAACATGGGGCGCGCCTACGAGCAGAACCCCGACCTGCGCCCGAGCGCGAACCACCACGGCATGCGCGACTGGCGCCGCATGCGCGCGAACCAGCTGCTGCCGTTCCTCGCCCGCCGCATGCCGACGGCCGAGGAGCTGCGTGCGCCGGGGCTGCGCGAGGACACGTCGCTCGTCGAGCAGCTCGAGCGGCTCGAGCCGCTGCTGCCCGCGCGCTTCGCCGCGGTGCTCGACGACGCCGATGATGCCCCATTCTCGACCGGCGAGATCCAGGAGCTGCGCGCGCTCGCCGAGCTGCTCGCACCGCTCGACCAGGTGGCGCAGGACGACATCGTCGCGCTCCGCGACGAGCTCGACGCGCGCAACACCGAGCTCTACCGGCTGCGGCTCGAGCGCGAGACGCTCGACGGCATCCCGGGCCTCGCGGCGCGCATCGCGGCCGAGCGCGAGGAGGCGTGGCTCGCGGGCCTCGAGGCTGGCGCACCCGCGCGGCGCGCGCTCGAGGGCCAGCTCGCCGACGCGCGCGAGCAGGCGGCGAGGGCCGCCGCGGCGCGCGACGCGGCGGAGTCGCGGCTGCGGCTCGTGCGCGAGCACCCCGCGTTCCGCGCGGCGAGCGCCGTGAAGCGCGTCGTCCGGCCCGGCCGCGCCTGA
- a CDS encoding WhiB family transcriptional regulator, which yields MLGVPGVRSEIDDQPLGWQADALCAETDPEAFFPEKGGSTRDAKRICESCDVRQQCLEYALENDERFGIWGGLSERERRKLRKLA from the coding sequence ATGCTCGGCGTCCCGGGTGTGCGCAGCGAGATCGACGACCAGCCGCTCGGCTGGCAAGCCGACGCGCTGTGCGCCGAGACCGACCCCGAGGCGTTCTTCCCCGAGAAGGGCGGCTCGACGCGCGACGCGAAGCGCATCTGCGAGTCGTGCGACGTGCGGCAGCAGTGCCTCGAGTATGCGCTCGAGAACGACGAGCGCTTCGGCATCTGGGGCGGCCTCTCGGAGCGCGAGCGCCGCAAGCTGCGCAAGCTCGCCTGA
- the manA gene encoding mannose-6-phosphate isomerase, class I has protein sequence MPIANEPRDYAWGSTTLLSEYLGRTASGGAEAELWLGAHPGCPAVVTAGAHAGTALGPALEALGARQPAMLLKVLAAAEPLSLQAHPDAARAREGFDREDAAGIPRDAPHRNYRDPHPKPEIIVAVTPFEALSGFRPEAQAREVVEALAAADGRVAPLLEHLAAGDALAWLLSGDAEVAPVVAGAVAAGDALTGTHPVEADTIARLSAAHPGDPGILVAMLLNRVSLAPGEALFLPAGNLHAYLSGLGIELMGPSDNVLRGGLTPKHVDVAELLAVVDPTPLDDPRLPAEPLEGGTAYRPAAPFELRRITGAHVVEGGRGLLLAVSGGTATVDGETRALAPADAAWIDAAAPFEIDAAEAWLALELDTP, from the coding sequence GTGCCGATCGCCAATGAGCCGAGGGACTACGCCTGGGGGAGCACCACGCTCCTGTCCGAGTACCTGGGCCGCACCGCGTCCGGCGGGGCGGAGGCCGAGCTGTGGCTCGGCGCCCATCCCGGGTGCCCCGCCGTCGTGACGGCGGGCGCGCACGCGGGGACCGCGCTCGGGCCCGCGCTCGAGGCACTCGGCGCGCGGCAGCCCGCGATGCTGCTCAAGGTGCTCGCCGCCGCCGAGCCCCTCTCGCTGCAGGCGCACCCGGATGCGGCACGCGCTCGCGAGGGCTTCGACAGGGAGGACGCGGCGGGCATCCCGCGAGACGCCCCGCACCGCAACTACCGCGACCCTCACCCGAAGCCCGAGATCATCGTCGCCGTGACGCCGTTCGAGGCGCTCAGCGGCTTCCGTCCCGAGGCGCAGGCGCGCGAGGTCGTCGAGGCGCTCGCCGCCGCCGACGGGCGCGTCGCGCCGCTGCTCGAGCACCTCGCGGCCGGCGACGCACTCGCGTGGCTGCTCTCCGGCGACGCGGAGGTCGCGCCGGTCGTCGCCGGCGCGGTGGCAGCCGGGGACGCGCTCACCGGGACGCATCCGGTGGAGGCCGATACGATCGCCCGGCTCTCGGCCGCGCACCCGGGCGACCCGGGGATCCTCGTCGCGATGCTGCTGAACCGCGTCTCGCTCGCGCCCGGTGAGGCGCTCTTCCTGCCCGCCGGCAACCTGCACGCCTACCTCTCGGGACTCGGCATCGAGCTCATGGGCCCGAGCGACAACGTGCTGCGCGGCGGGCTCACGCCCAAGCACGTCGATGTCGCGGAGCTGCTCGCGGTGGTCGACCCGACGCCGCTCGACGACCCGCGGCTGCCCGCGGAGCCGCTCGAGGGCGGGACCGCCTACCGCCCTGCCGCGCCGTTCGAGCTCCGCCGCATCACCGGCGCCCACGTCGTCGAGGGCGGCAGGGGACTGCTGCTCGCCGTCTCCGGCGGCACCGCGACGGTCGACGGCGAGACGCGCGCGCTAGCGCCCGCGGACGCCGCGTGGATCGACGCCGCGGCGCCCTTCGAGATCGACGCCGCGGAGGCGTGGCTCGCGCTCGAGCTCGACACGCCGTAG
- a CDS encoding acyl-CoA dehydrogenase family protein — protein MTFTPLTSDFYGFAADLTDAERASLAEIRAFMEERVRPVILDHWHRDAFPTDLIPELGALGVVGGAWPETARFENSAVYRGWVALEMSRVDASVSTFIGVQNGLVAGTLGVTGSPEQRAEWLPRLADCSVVGAFGLTEPLSGSDSAQGLRTTARREGDEWVIDGAKRWIGNATQADIVVIWAKDSETGRVLGFIVPTTTPGFSATRIERKISLRMVQNADIVLDGVRVPESLRLQGANSFRDTARVLRLTRAEVAWSAVGVMMGAYEAAVRYTTERVQFGSPIAGHQLVQDLLAKSLGHITASIALCVQVSRMLDEDRQEDAHSALAKAYATSRMREVVSWCREVCGGNGIVTDYEVARFFADAEALYTYEGTAQMNSLIVGRAITGQSAFA, from the coding sequence ATGACGTTCACGCCGCTCACGAGCGACTTCTACGGGTTCGCCGCCGACCTGACCGACGCCGAGCGCGCGTCGCTCGCCGAGATCCGGGCCTTCATGGAGGAGCGGGTGCGCCCGGTCATCCTCGACCACTGGCACCGCGACGCGTTCCCGACCGACCTCATCCCCGAGCTCGGCGCGCTCGGCGTCGTCGGCGGCGCGTGGCCCGAGACCGCCAGGTTCGAGAACTCCGCCGTCTACCGCGGCTGGGTCGCGCTCGAGATGAGCCGCGTCGACGCCTCCGTCTCGACCTTCATCGGCGTGCAGAACGGCCTGGTGGCCGGCACGCTCGGCGTCACCGGGAGCCCGGAGCAGCGCGCCGAGTGGCTGCCGCGCCTCGCCGACTGCTCGGTGGTCGGGGCGTTCGGCCTCACCGAGCCGCTCTCGGGCTCCGACTCCGCGCAGGGCCTGCGCACCACCGCCCGGCGCGAGGGCGACGAGTGGGTCATCGACGGCGCCAAGCGCTGGATCGGCAACGCCACCCAGGCCGACATCGTGGTGATCTGGGCGAAGGATTCCGAGACCGGGCGCGTGCTCGGCTTCATCGTGCCGACCACGACGCCCGGCTTCTCGGCGACCCGGATCGAGCGGAAGATCTCGCTCCGCATGGTGCAGAACGCCGACATCGTGCTCGACGGCGTGCGCGTGCCGGAGTCCCTGCGGCTGCAGGGCGCGAACAGCTTCCGCGACACCGCCCGCGTGCTGCGGCTCACGCGCGCGGAGGTCGCCTGGAGCGCGGTCGGCGTGATGATGGGCGCCTACGAGGCGGCCGTCCGCTACACGACCGAGCGGGTGCAGTTCGGCTCGCCCATCGCCGGGCACCAGCTCGTGCAGGACCTGCTCGCGAAGTCGCTCGGCCACATCACCGCGTCGATCGCGCTGTGCGTGCAGGTCTCGCGGATGCTCGACGAGGACCGGCAGGAGGACGCCCACTCGGCGCTCGCGAAGGCGTACGCGACGAGCCGCATGCGCGAGGTCGTCTCGTGGTGCCGCGAGGTGTGCGGCGGCAACGGCATCGTCACCGACTACGAGGTCGCGCGATTCTTCGCCGACGCAGAGGCGCTCTACACCTACGAGGGCACCGCGCAGATGAACTCCCTCATCGTCGGTCGGGCGATCACCGGGCAGTCGGCCTTCGCCTGA
- a CDS encoding rhamnan synthesis F family protein codes for MRLANLDAVRRVGIFFFYDGDGVADETVTTLLDGVQPHFERTIVVVNGALDEASRAAFEARPGTELLQRENQGFDSWAYKTAIEHIGWDGIAEIDELVLYNFTILGPVASVDAMFADMDARDLDFWGLTVHHGAPFDPWGLLETPTLPEHLQSHWIAVRASMLQSAPFRRYWDELPPIPDYAHAVAKHEARFTHHFASFGFRWEPFVDTADLRQTTFYPLNSMPVELIRDRGCPIFKRKTLFAGIDSVIDEHATGNARELYRFLAASGRYDMGVLDRHLARSADQRDVFETMHEWRILAPAAASRPSTVALVEASEGWEQRVDAVRGADRIVLAGAPGTLAAIDAGAAADLDGVELVGVRAHPLEALADAEESLAVLALADGIPAELPGLDRDDRRADALESLGLPDRLADAAAAFDDAAVGALVSAPALQRGWFGELGHEADGATARLELAASRLAIRARSNAPVVPQAGAAIVRGAVAASLGARIRDAAAELPQLSVDEWGRLLALAVQDAGLRPQLSISARLAEQRLSIMQHQLRGLTGAVGRGVGESYTQLLGRIR; via the coding sequence GTGCGGCTGGCCAACCTCGACGCGGTGCGCCGCGTCGGCATCTTCTTCTTCTACGACGGTGACGGCGTCGCCGACGAGACCGTGACCACGCTGCTCGACGGCGTGCAGCCGCACTTCGAGCGCACGATCGTCGTCGTGAACGGCGCGCTCGACGAGGCGAGCCGGGCCGCGTTCGAGGCGCGGCCCGGCACCGAGCTGCTGCAGCGCGAGAACCAGGGCTTCGACTCCTGGGCCTACAAGACCGCGATCGAGCACATCGGCTGGGACGGGATCGCCGAGATCGACGAGCTCGTGCTCTACAACTTCACGATCCTCGGCCCGGTCGCGAGCGTCGACGCGATGTTCGCCGACATGGATGCGCGCGACCTCGACTTCTGGGGCCTCACGGTGCACCACGGCGCGCCGTTCGACCCGTGGGGGCTGCTCGAGACCCCGACGCTGCCCGAGCACCTGCAGTCGCACTGGATCGCCGTGCGCGCGTCGATGCTGCAGTCCGCGCCCTTCCGCCGCTACTGGGACGAGCTGCCCCCGATCCCCGACTACGCGCACGCGGTCGCGAAGCACGAGGCCCGCTTCACCCATCACTTCGCGTCGTTCGGCTTCCGCTGGGAGCCCTTCGTCGACACGGCCGACCTGCGGCAGACCACCTTCTACCCGCTCAACTCGATGCCGGTCGAGCTCATCCGCGACCGCGGCTGCCCCATCTTCAAGCGCAAGACGCTCTTCGCAGGCATCGACTCGGTGATCGACGAGCACGCGACCGGCAACGCCCGGGAGCTCTACCGCTTCCTGGCCGCGTCCGGTCGCTACGACATGGGGGTGCTCGACCGCCACCTCGCCCGCTCCGCCGACCAGCGCGACGTCTTCGAGACGATGCACGAGTGGCGCATCCTCGCGCCGGCCGCCGCGTCGCGGCCGTCGACCGTCGCGCTCGTCGAGGCCTCGGAGGGCTGGGAGCAGCGCGTCGACGCCGTGCGCGGCGCCGACCGGATCGTGCTCGCCGGGGCGCCCGGCACCCTCGCGGCGATCGACGCGGGCGCGGCGGCCGACCTCGACGGCGTCGAGCTCGTGGGCGTGCGCGCGCACCCGCTCGAGGCGCTCGCCGACGCTGAGGAGTCGCTCGCGGTGCTCGCGCTCGCCGACGGCATCCCCGCGGAGCTGCCCGGCCTCGACCGCGACGACCGCCGCGCCGACGCGCTCGAGTCGCTCGGGCTGCCCGACCGGCTCGCGGATGCGGCCGCCGCGTTCGACGACGCCGCCGTCGGCGCGCTCGTGTCGGCGCCCGCGCTGCAGCGCGGCTGGTTCGGCGAGCTCGGCCACGAGGCGGACGGCGCCACGGCGCGGCTCGAGCTCGCGGCGAGCCGGCTCGCGATCCGGGCGCGCTCGAACGCGCCCGTCGTGCCGCAGGCGGGGGCCGCGATCGTGCGCGGCGCCGTCGCGGCATCGCTCGGCGCACGGATCCGCGACGCGGCCGCCGAGCTGCCGCAGCTGTCGGTCGACGAGTGGGGGCGGCTCCTCGCGCTCGCCGTGCAGGACGCCGGGCTGCGGCCGCAGCTGTCGATCTCGGCACGGCTCGCGGAGCAGCGGCTCTCGATCATGCAGCACCAGCTGCGCGGCCTCACCGGCGCGGTCGGCCGCGGCGTGGGCGAGTCCTACACGCAGCTGCTCGGCAGGATCCGCTAG
- a CDS encoding polyprenol monophosphomannose synthase, with amino-acid sequence MIKALALIPTYDEVESLPVLVDRLLAAVPELDVLILDDASPDGTGELADRMAAADPRITVRHRPGKLGLGAAYLDGFALGIERGYTHVIEIDADGSHPPERLRAMLELAEAGDELVIGSRWMPGGSVVDWPMRREVLSRGANLYARLMLGVPAHDMTAGYRVYSTELLQRLDLESLESRGYCFQIDMTVRSHDAGASISEVPIQFRDREAGESKMSGSIIGEALTKVTGWGIGRRAAQLRALLPR; translated from the coding sequence ATGATCAAGGCGCTCGCGCTCATCCCGACGTACGACGAGGTCGAGTCGCTCCCGGTGCTCGTCGACCGGCTGCTCGCCGCCGTGCCCGAGCTCGACGTGCTCATCCTCGACGACGCGAGCCCCGACGGCACGGGTGAGCTCGCCGACCGGATGGCGGCGGCCGACCCGCGGATCACGGTGCGGCACCGCCCCGGCAAGCTCGGCCTCGGCGCCGCGTACCTCGACGGCTTCGCGCTCGGCATCGAGCGCGGCTACACCCACGTGATCGAGATCGACGCCGACGGCTCGCACCCGCCGGAGCGGCTGCGGGCGATGCTCGAGCTGGCCGAGGCCGGGGACGAGCTCGTGATCGGCTCCCGCTGGATGCCGGGCGGCAGCGTCGTCGACTGGCCGATGCGCCGCGAGGTGCTCAGCCGCGGCGCCAACCTCTACGCCCGCCTCATGCTCGGGGTGCCCGCGCACGACATGACGGCCGGCTACCGCGTCTACAGCACCGAGCTGCTCCAGCGGCTCGACCTCGAGTCGCTCGAGAGCCGCGGCTACTGCTTCCAGATCGACATGACGGTGCGCTCGCACGACGCGGGGGCGTCGATCAGCGAGGTGCCGATCCAGTTCCGCGACCGCGAGGCCGGGGAGTCGAAGATGTCGGGCTCGATCATCGGCGAGGCCCTCACGAAGGTGACCGGCTGGGGCATCGGCCGTCGCGCCGCGCAGCTGCGCGCGCTGCTGCCGCGCTAG